A portion of the Parasedimentitalea marina genome contains these proteins:
- a CDS encoding two-component regulator propeller domain-containing protein produces the protein MTSPNILSLVALLSVITSFAAQKSIAQAVESPEWVIDSGSVTAGGFEDSDGILWFATANGALRYDHKSARYFDTDGSAFLSRVGSIAEDRQGRIWFGRSAGGVVVYDKSDNSFITYQHDPSDPLSLSSNTMNWVPDLVATRSDGSVWLGTDNGLNILDKVDGGFRHFFHDPLDPHSLAGNNIWGLHVDSKDRVWVATSSGLSRLDPGSGVFVNYRHDPEISMSLPSDQVYSVAEGRNGEIWVGTENGLGRLDVSTGLFRNFRNDPSNPTGISHNQVLTVTVDSLGRVWLGRLFAVAAGVEMFDPVTEKFHVILRNADATKPGTTEMILSVFEAGDGTIWLPYNTGPVYRILPDRSIWTAHFENLGSAEKHLEPVLVVNEDSSGGIWVGGVGGLKRYDAETKSYSRWSPIADLSENPSPSLDLEEVNTILQASEDRLWIGEVDSDFLLIDIASQSVLRRLEAQQPAFGTWGGVYDPSNPKIIWFGSQTSGLGRVDTTNGNYQFFNSSSNIDAGITAAFVSGVSVAKPGTFWLSTWGQGLLKFDGERVIESYSHNPNDPKTIGSSNVSEVEIGPQGQLWVATIEGGLNVFDEATGTFDRIGRESGLTTSTIFAIEVDEKGFLWLVTNAGVFQFDPQNRHVVASYGRQDALPSDVFLSWPGGSFMTSRQDLMLGTLSGIGVISIPSLTDTGGHPRVIFTSLTQSGENFPLQSAIERTKAIEIQWPNTDFEFEVSVVGHAGHAQRDIRYKLEGFTKDWFVADSASLGRYSRIPGGQYNLHVQGRVGDGEWSESASIAVTVHPPFWQKLWFQGVLAILVVGSLLGFVAWRLNIARRLVNAAEALRGSEERLRLLTDTVPILIAYMDTNKRYQFNNKVYEDWFGYAQQDLKGRHVKDVIGEGAYEVIKQHVDRALAGETIVYESTIPFKDGSKRNVHGTYVPDFDKDGSVMGLYVLVEDVTESIAVQERLRQAQKMEAVGQLTGGIAHDFNNLLAIILGVAEQMQFEKMYDGDLIKDIIRTTDRGAELTHRLLAFSRQQSLTTQSIDLAALVDGMSDLLSRSLGETIAISFQLDPNLWLAAADPSRVEDALLNLAINARHAMPDGGALTVECLNSYLDADYVAHNPEATVGDFVVLAVSDSGTGMSPEVQERAFEPFYTTKEVGQGTGLGLSMIYGFAKQSGGHVSIYSELGQGTTIKLYLPRDCAAAAKPSKAKVVETPLGRNESVLLIEDDPMVRALANKMLDSLRYQVNSFDGTQDARKALESGQQFDFLLSDVVLPGGMSGPEFAKEAKKSIPNLKIIFMSGYSAEAAKGSGFLEAGDVLLTKPFRRHQLAIAMRRAIASTK, from the coding sequence ATGACTTCTCCAAATATTCTAAGCCTTGTTGCATTGCTTTCTGTGATCACAAGCTTTGCGGCGCAAAAATCTATAGCTCAGGCTGTAGAATCTCCAGAATGGGTCATAGACTCCGGTTCTGTAACGGCTGGAGGTTTCGAAGACAGTGACGGCATACTGTGGTTTGCAACAGCAAATGGTGCTTTGCGTTATGATCATAAAAGCGCGAGATATTTTGACACTGATGGATCGGCGTTTCTATCGAGAGTTGGGTCGATTGCCGAAGATCGGCAAGGTCGAATTTGGTTTGGGCGCAGCGCGGGTGGCGTCGTCGTATATGACAAATCTGACAATAGTTTCATAACTTACCAACATGACCCTTCTGATCCTTTAAGCCTAAGTTCCAACACTATGAACTGGGTGCCTGATCTGGTGGCAACTCGTTCGGACGGCTCTGTTTGGTTGGGCACCGACAACGGTCTCAATATTCTGGATAAGGTCGATGGCGGGTTCAGGCATTTTTTCCATGACCCATTGGACCCTCACTCCCTTGCAGGAAACAACATCTGGGGCCTGCATGTGGACTCGAAAGACCGCGTTTGGGTGGCAACAAGTTCGGGACTTAGCCGCCTCGATCCCGGATCAGGCGTTTTTGTTAACTATCGCCACGACCCTGAGATTTCTATGAGCTTACCGTCGGACCAAGTTTACAGTGTAGCCGAAGGGCGAAACGGTGAGATCTGGGTTGGAACTGAAAATGGTCTTGGCCGACTGGATGTCTCGACCGGACTATTCAGAAATTTTCGGAACGATCCCAGCAATCCAACCGGGATTTCCCATAACCAAGTGCTTACGGTTACTGTTGATAGCCTAGGGCGCGTTTGGCTCGGCCGACTTTTTGCCGTGGCAGCGGGCGTCGAAATGTTCGATCCCGTAACCGAAAAATTCCATGTGATACTTCGCAACGCTGACGCCACAAAACCAGGCACTACTGAGATGATCCTTTCGGTGTTTGAGGCAGGTGATGGAACGATCTGGCTGCCTTACAACACAGGACCAGTTTATCGAATTCTGCCAGACCGGTCGATCTGGACAGCCCACTTTGAAAACTTGGGATCGGCCGAAAAACACTTGGAACCAGTCTTAGTTGTTAATGAGGACAGTTCGGGGGGGATTTGGGTTGGCGGTGTCGGTGGTCTCAAGCGCTACGACGCAGAAACAAAAAGCTATTCACGCTGGTCGCCGATCGCGGACCTTTCCGAAAACCCCAGCCCATCTTTGGACCTAGAAGAGGTCAACACGATCCTGCAGGCTAGTGAGGACAGGCTTTGGATTGGCGAAGTTGATTCTGATTTTCTGTTGATAGATATTGCGTCCCAATCAGTTCTCAGGCGCCTAGAAGCACAGCAACCGGCGTTTGGCACCTGGGGCGGTGTTTATGACCCCAGTAATCCAAAGATCATTTGGTTTGGTTCACAAACAAGCGGTCTAGGTCGGGTCGACACCACGAACGGAAATTACCAGTTTTTCAACAGTTCATCCAACATCGACGCAGGGATCACAGCAGCATTTGTGTCCGGAGTTTCCGTTGCCAAACCTGGAACGTTCTGGCTTTCCACCTGGGGCCAGGGTTTGCTAAAATTTGATGGTGAAAGGGTTATTGAATCCTACAGTCACAACCCGAACGACCCAAAGACGATCGGCAGCTCGAACGTGTCTGAAGTGGAGATCGGCCCGCAAGGCCAGCTTTGGGTCGCCACTATTGAAGGTGGGTTAAATGTTTTCGACGAAGCGACCGGGACGTTTGATCGGATCGGTCGGGAATCTGGCCTCACCACAAGTACAATCTTCGCTATCGAGGTCGACGAAAAGGGTTTTCTCTGGCTTGTGACAAATGCCGGTGTATTTCAGTTTGACCCGCAAAATCGACATGTTGTCGCCAGTTATGGTCGCCAGGATGCGTTGCCAAGCGATGTTTTTCTCAGCTGGCCCGGAGGATCCTTCATGACCAGCCGTCAGGATCTTATGCTCGGCACGCTTTCGGGGATCGGCGTCATTTCAATCCCATCGCTCACTGACACGGGCGGCCACCCGCGAGTGATTTTCACTTCGCTGACGCAAAGTGGTGAGAACTTCCCTCTTCAGTCCGCCATCGAGCGTACCAAAGCGATCGAAATCCAATGGCCAAATACTGATTTTGAGTTTGAAGTATCGGTTGTTGGACATGCTGGACATGCGCAACGCGATATTCGCTATAAACTGGAGGGATTCACCAAAGATTGGTTTGTTGCCGACAGTGCGTCACTTGGACGGTATAGCCGCATCCCAGGAGGCCAATACAACTTGCATGTTCAAGGGCGTGTCGGCGATGGCGAGTGGAGTGAAAGTGCCAGTATCGCTGTTACCGTCCATCCGCCATTTTGGCAAAAACTCTGGTTCCAAGGTGTTTTGGCCATACTCGTCGTCGGATCTCTTCTTGGGTTCGTGGCTTGGCGCCTGAATATCGCCAGGCGACTTGTCAATGCTGCCGAGGCTCTGCGTGGCAGCGAAGAGCGACTGCGATTGCTGACAGACACAGTTCCTATCCTGATTGCATATATGGATACAAACAAGCGCTACCAATTTAATAATAAGGTATACGAAGATTGGTTCGGGTATGCGCAACAAGACCTAAAAGGCCGGCACGTCAAAGACGTTATTGGGGAAGGCGCATATGAAGTGATAAAACAACATGTGGATCGAGCCTTAGCCGGAGAAACAATTGTTTATGAGTCCACGATACCATTCAAGGATGGTAGCAAGCGCAATGTTCATGGCACATACGTTCCGGATTTCGATAAAGATGGGTCCGTGATGGGCCTGTATGTCTTGGTTGAGGACGTCACTGAATCAATAGCGGTGCAAGAACGCCTGCGTCAGGCCCAAAAAATGGAGGCTGTCGGCCAATTGACCGGCGGCATTGCCCATGACTTTAATAATCTTCTGGCCATCATCCTAGGAGTTGCAGAGCAGATGCAATTCGAAAAGATGTACGATGGGGATTTGATAAAGGACATCATCCGCACAACCGACCGAGGTGCTGAACTGACGCATCGTTTGCTTGCGTTTTCGCGGCAGCAATCCCTGACGACGCAGTCAATCGACCTTGCCGCTCTCGTCGATGGGATGTCAGATCTACTCAGCCGGTCCCTTGGAGAAACTATCGCGATCAGCTTTCAGCTCGATCCCAACCTTTGGTTGGCTGCCGCCGACCCCAGCCGGGTCGAAGACGCGCTTTTAAATCTTGCGATTAACGCCCGCCACGCGATGCCCGACGGTGGCGCGCTCACCGTCGAATGCCTGAACAGCTATCTGGATGCGGACTACGTGGCCCATAATCCTGAAGCAACGGTCGGCGACTTCGTCGTGTTGGCTGTTTCTGACAGCGGCACCGGAATGTCTCCGGAGGTACAAGAACGCGCTTTCGAACCTTTTTACACGACCAAGGAAGTCGGTCAGGGAACCGGTCTGGGGCTGTCAATGATCTATGGTTTTGCGAAGCAGTCCGGGGGGCATGTCAGCATTTACAGTGAACTGGGCCAGGGCACCACTATCAAGCTCTACTTGCCACGCGACTGCGCGGCTGCGGCGAAGCCAAGCAAGGCAAAAGTTGTTGAAACGCCACTTGGGCGCAACGAGTCGGTGTTGCTAATAGAGGACGATCCAATGGTGCGTGCGCTCGCGAACAAGATGCTCGATAGCTTGAGATATCAAGTCAACAGCTTCGACGGTACGCAGGACGCTCGAAAGGCTCTGGAATCTGGACAACAGTTCGATTTCTTATTGTCAGATGTGGTGCTTCCAGGTGGCATGAGTGGCCCGGAATTCGCGAAGGAAGCCAAAAAAAGCATCCCAAATTTGAAGATCATATTCATGTCAGGCTACTCGGCAGAAGCAGCAAAAGGGTCTGGCTTCCTTGAGGCTGGTGATGTGCTGTTGACCAAACCATTCCGAAGACACCAACTCGCAATAGCGATGCGAAGGGCAATTGCCTCTACAAAGTGA
- a CDS encoding M48 family metalloprotease, whose protein sequence is MLPVAPHSDLDVRNAYFTFDDCDPIIRISMPMLKNSASDDELGFILGHEYGHLVSDVIAYRSI, encoded by the coding sequence GTGTTACCGGTAGCACCACATTCCGACCTGGATGTTCGTAATGCGTACTTCACTTTCGATGACTGTGACCCGATCATCCGTATTTCAATGCCAATGCTTAAAAATTCAGCTAGCGATGATGAACTTGGGTTTATCCTAGGCCATGAGTATGGTCATTTGGTGTCTGACGTCATCGCTTACAGGTCCATATAG
- a CDS encoding agmatine deiminase family protein: protein MTGQSFAQTDAGFYVPPEEAKHQRTFMQWPVDRRVHSDPVFLDMAQQTIAEVANAISAFEPVTMLAAQADHAGARKKLSTGVELWDIPTEDLWCRDAGPIFVVNAAGDLAVSHIQFNGWGEKQVNRRDRQIAGLVAARLGLDLRPTGLRGEAGGVEQDGHGLLAAHESSWVNDNRNPGLSRDEVESRLLTAYGADRLIWSDGVWGKDITDYHIDSLARFTGPSRVLLNLPSDPDMNDPFHLAALDTHDRLVSEGLDVEVIFEPNRRRVRSIDFVASYANYYVCNGGVIAAEFGDPETDQVAAAALARHYPGREIVTLNVDPLGEMGGGIHCATQQMPAT from the coding sequence ATGACAGGTCAATCATTCGCCCAAACCGACGCAGGTTTCTACGTTCCGCCTGAGGAAGCAAAACACCAGCGCACCTTTATGCAGTGGCCAGTTGATCGTCGCGTTCATTCCGATCCTGTGTTTCTGGATATGGCGCAACAGACCATCGCGGAGGTCGCCAATGCAATTTCTGCATTTGAACCCGTGACAATGCTTGCAGCACAAGCCGATCATGCGGGTGCGCGCAAAAAACTATCTACCGGAGTTGAACTTTGGGATATTCCGACCGAAGACCTTTGGTGTCGGGATGCCGGGCCAATATTCGTGGTGAACGCCGCAGGTGATTTGGCTGTGAGCCATATCCAATTCAATGGATGGGGCGAGAAACAGGTAAATCGTCGTGACCGTCAGATTGCCGGCTTGGTTGCCGCACGGTTAGGCTTGGACTTGCGACCAACGGGTCTGCGTGGTGAAGCCGGTGGCGTTGAACAAGATGGCCACGGCCTATTGGCTGCACACGAAAGCTCATGGGTAAATGATAACCGTAATCCTGGCCTGTCTCGTGATGAAGTCGAAAGCCGTCTTTTGACTGCATATGGCGCTGACCGACTGATTTGGTCAGATGGTGTTTGGGGCAAGGATATTACCGACTATCATATCGATAGCCTAGCGCGCTTCACTGGTCCAAGTCGCGTGCTACTCAATCTCCCGAGCGATCCTGATATGAACGATCCGTTCCATTTGGCCGCTTTGGACACACATGACCGGCTTGTGTCTGAGGGGTTAGATGTTGAGGTGATCTTTGAACCAAACAGACGACGGGTGCGTAGCATCGACTTTGTGGCATCCTATGCCAATTATTACGTCTGCAATGGCGGCGTCATCGCTGCTGAATTCGGTGATCCAGAAACAGACCAGGTCGCTGCGGCAGCCTTGGCACGTCATTATCCTGGTCGAGAAATCGTGACACTCAACGTTGATCCACTGGGCGAGATGGGTGGCGGCATCCACTGCGCGACTCAACAGATGCCCGCAACATGA